In the genome of Ananas comosus cultivar F153 linkage group 11, ASM154086v1, whole genome shotgun sequence, one region contains:
- the LOC109717369 gene encoding putative dual specificity protein phosphatase DSP8, which produces MKITEVVEEGGSEESHGREIVAVKARRALVGAGARILFYPTLMYNVFRNKIQAEFRWWDEVDQFLLLGAVPFPTDVPRLKRLGVGGVVTLNEPYETLVPSSLYKAYGIDHLVIPTRDYLFAPSLGDICRAVDFIYRNVSRGRTTYVHCKAGRGRSTTIVLCYLIEYKNMTPETALEYVRSRRPRVLLASSQWRAVQEYSRHKLEYPAILSPRPNCCSLTGDEVLITPADLEGYGNNEHSSKDPSLALCRSTSSGHMIATFFPASPCSTRSDEVLVTEADLEGYDPGTDCKDLVVSTTGVQSRSKPLIIRRLSFLFGALKISGVCQPVPARVPEIHAC; this is translated from the exons ATGAAGATAacggaggtggtggaggaaggGGGATCGGAGGAGTCGCATGGGCGCGAGATCGTTGCCGTGAAGGCGAGGAGGGCGCTGGTGGGCGCGGGAGCGCGGATTCTCTTCTATCCGACGCTTATGTACAACGTTTTCCGCAACAAGATTCAGGCGGAGTTTCGGTGGTGGGATGAGGTGGATCAG TTTCTATTGCTCGGCGCTGTTCCCTTTCCCACTGATGTACCTCGCCTAAAGCGGCTCGGAGTTGGGGGAGTCGTCACGCTAAATGAGCCATATGAGACCTTGGTTCCATCATCCTTATACAAG GCTTATGGTATTGATCATCTTGTGATCCCCACAAGAGACTACCTCTTTGCACCATCACTTGGGGATATATGCCGAGCTGTTGATTTCATCTACA GAAACGTATCTCGTGGGAGGACTACCTATGTCCACTGTAAAGCTGGAAGAGGACGCAGCACAACAATTGTTTTATGCTATCTG ATTGAATACAAGAACATGACTCCTGAAACTGCTCTGGAGTATGTACGCTCAAGAAGGCCCCGAGTCCTTCTGGCTTCATCTCAATGGCGG GCTGTTCAAGAATACAGCAGGCACAAGTTGGAGTACCCCGCAATCCTAAGTCCAAGACCAAATTGTTGTTCGCTTACGGGGGATGAAGTGTTGATTACTCCTGCAGATCTAGAAGGCTACGGCAATAACGAACATTCCAGCAAAGATCCTAGTCTTGCCTTATGTCGTAGTACTTCATCAGGCCACATGATTGCAACATTCTTTCCGGCTAGTCCCTGCAGTACCAGAAGCGACGAGGTTTTAGTAACTGAAGCTGACCTCGAAGGTTATGATCCAGGCACGGATTGTAAAGATTTGGTTGTCTCAACAACCGGAGTTCAGTCACGGTCAAAGCCGCTGATTATAAGGAGGTTATCATTCCTCTTTGGGGCCTTGAAAATTTCCGGGGTTTGCCAACCGGTTCCAGCTCGGGTTCCGGAGATTCATGCTTGCTAG
- the LOC109717370 gene encoding uncharacterized protein LOC109717370 isoform X1 encodes MERREFGRARQNAMRSGVVVVGAIAFAYLSFRVGFKPYLDRARDAKEEEEEEETSPLVHGEARIPLSQTPITILPEGDDEQGEKGRRIPPLEGYGPSNVSCDAMWRRGGPHRSLVRASGFIYATP; translated from the exons atggagCGAAGGGAGTTTGGGAGAGCGCGTCAAAACGCGATGAGATCgggagtggtggtggtgggagcGATCGCCTTCGCCTACCTCTCCTTTCGCGTGGGCTTCAAACCCTACCTCGACCGCGCTCGAGATGccaaggaagaggaggaggaggaggagacctCCCCCCTCGTCCATGGCGAAGCTCGGATCCCGCTCTCCCAAACCCCCATCACCATCCTTCCTGAAGGAGACGACGAACAAGGAGAAAAGGGTCGTAG GATTCCTCCTCTAGAAGGTTATGGGCCATCCAACGTCAGCTGTGATGCCATGTGGCGTCGCGGTGGCCCCCACCGTTCTCTCGTCCGTGCCTCCGGTTTTATCTACGCAACGCCGTGA
- the LOC109717370 gene encoding uncharacterized protein LOC109717370 isoform X4 — MERREFGRARQNAMRSGVVVVGAIAFAYLSFRVGFKPYLDRARDAKEEEEEEETSPLVHGEARIPLSQTPITILPEGDDEQGEKGRRFSTF, encoded by the exons atggagCGAAGGGAGTTTGGGAGAGCGCGTCAAAACGCGATGAGATCgggagtggtggtggtgggagcGATCGCCTTCGCCTACCTCTCCTTTCGCGTGGGCTTCAAACCCTACCTCGACCGCGCTCGAGATGccaaggaagaggaggaggaggaggagacctCCCCCCTCGTCCATGGCGAAGCTCGGATCCCGCTCTCCCAAACCCCCATCACCATCCTTCCTGAAGGAGACGACGAACAAGGAGAAAAGGGTCGTAG GTTCTCTACCTTTTAA
- the LOC109717370 gene encoding uncharacterized protein LOC109717370 isoform X2 has product MERREFGRARQNAMRSGVVVVGAIAFAYLSFRVGFKPYLDRARDAKEEEEEEETSPLVHGEARIPLSQTPITILPEGDDEQGEKGRSQLVGCAVGAFNVE; this is encoded by the exons atggagCGAAGGGAGTTTGGGAGAGCGCGTCAAAACGCGATGAGATCgggagtggtggtggtgggagcGATCGCCTTCGCCTACCTCTCCTTTCGCGTGGGCTTCAAACCCTACCTCGACCGCGCTCGAGATGccaaggaagaggaggaggaggaggagacctCCCCCCTCGTCCATGGCGAAGCTCGGATCCCGCTCTCCCAAACCCCCATCACCATCCTTCCTGAAGGAGACGACGAACAAGGAGAAAAGGGTCGTAG TCAACTGGTGGGGTGCGCGGTTGGAGCTTTCAATGTGGAATAG
- the LOC109717370 gene encoding uncharacterized protein LOC109717370 isoform X3: MERREFGRARQNAMRSGVVVVGAIAFAYLSFRVGFKPYLDRARDAKEEEEEEETSPLVHGEARIPLSQTPITILPEGDDEQGEKGRRWDRKKGDES; the protein is encoded by the exons atggagCGAAGGGAGTTTGGGAGAGCGCGTCAAAACGCGATGAGATCgggagtggtggtggtgggagcGATCGCCTTCGCCTACCTCTCCTTTCGCGTGGGCTTCAAACCCTACCTCGACCGCGCTCGAGATGccaaggaagaggaggaggaggaggagacctCCCCCCTCGTCCATGGCGAAGCTCGGATCCCGCTCTCCCAAACCCCCATCACCATCCTTCCTGAAGGAGACGACGAACAAGGAGAAAAGGGTCGTAG ATGGGACAGAAAAAAGGGTGATGAGTCATAG
- the LOC109717371 gene encoding WD repeat-containing protein 48-like, which yields MQRVGSGSTTSGSTRPRKEKRLSYVLNDADDTKHCAGVNCLALLQSSTPDCCDYLFTGSRDGTLKRWALTDEGPTFSATFDSHLDWVNDAVLTGSTLVSCSSDTTLKTWNSLSDGACTSTLRQHSDYVNCLATAVKNSNIIASGGLGGEVFIWDIDAAVIPVAKSVEPMEDDYSNENYRQPLASSHCSSTSSNVSVYNTEPHYCYSPVAVEGHKESVYALAMNESGTVLVSGGTEKVIRVWDPRTGSKNMKLRGHTDNIRTLLLDSTGRYCLSGSSDSMIRLWDLGQQRCIHSYAVHTDSVWALASTPNFTHVYSGGRDLSLCLTDLSTRESLVLCTKEHSILQLVLQDETIWVATTDSSVQGWPADGHNLQKDFGKAGSFVAGNLSSTRASASLEGTASAPVHKESSFTIPGSPVIIQHEILNNRRRVLTKDSTGSVKLWEITSGAVIEDYGKVSFDKKKEELFEMVSFPSWFTTDTRLGCLSVHLDYPQCFYAETYAVDFNISEENEDMRINLAQETLRGLLACWLTNKRLRCELQASTKDDGSIGKDVTNRNVFHSRVEFDDRDNIDDTTVLPPFDFSTVSPPSIVTEGSCGVPWRKKITDLDGTEDEKDLPWWCIDCVLNGRLPPRDHIKLGFYLRPCEGSDLPSISQAKSYANRILRINKVINYVIQKIILDKPLESVSYNRRFCLGLSSGLSPLSCNGDGSRRSGSKPWQHLKPSMLEILCNNQVLPLELSLDTVRTFVWRKQDDMVLNYRRKNSR from the exons ATGCAGCGTGTTGGGAGTGGTAGTACCACATCTGGTTCAACACGCCCTCGAAAGGAAAAACGGTTATCCTATGTGCTTAATGATGCAGATGACACAAAG CACTGTGCAGGCGTTAACTGCCTAGCACTTTTACAAAGTTCGACTCCTGATTGCTGTGATTACCTTTTCACCGGAAGCCGAGATGGGACCTTAAAAAGATGGGCTCTCACAGATGAGGGGCCAACCTTCTCAGCAACATTTGACTCGCATCTTGACTGG GTCAATGATGCAGTTCTGACCGGTAGCACTCTAGTTTCTTGTTCCTCAGACACAACTCTTAAG ACGTGGAATAGCTTGTCTGATGGCGCTTGTACCAGCACTCTTCGTCAACATTCCGACTATGTGAATTGCCTTGCAACAGCTGTGAAAAAC AGTAATATTATTGCCTCTGGAGGTCTTGGCGGGGAGGTCTTTATATGGGACATTGATGCAGCTGTTATCCCAGTTGCTAAGTCTGTAGAGCCAATGGAAGATGATTACTCAAATGAAAATTACAGGCAACCTTTGGCAAGTTCGCACTGTAGCAGTACTAGCAGTAACGTGTCTGTATATAACACCGAACCACATTATTGTTATAGTCCAGTTGCTGTCGAAGGTCACAAGGAGTCAGTATATGCTCTAGCTATGAATGAAAGTGGAACTGTACTTGTTTCTGGTGGCACTGAGAAG GTCATACGTGTTTGGGATCCACGAACTGGTTCAAAGAACATGAAACTACGAGGGCACACTGATAACATCAGGACATTGCTCCTTGATTCCACTGGAAG GTATTGTTTATCAGGTTCATCCGATTCCATGATACG CTTATGGGATCTCGGTCAACAGCGTTGCATACATTCTTATGCTGTCCACACAGATTCAGTTTGGGCACTTGCGAGCACTCCAAATTTCACGCATGTTTATAGTGGTGGAAGGGACCTTTCA TTATGCCTCACTGATTTGTCGACTAGAGAGAGTCTCGTCCTTTGTACGAAAGAACACTCAATTCTACAATTGGTCTTACAAGATGAGACTATATGGGTTGCGACTACAGATTCTTCTGTACAAGGGTGGCCAGCTGACGGGCATAATCTTCAGAAGGATTTTGGAAAAGCTGGCTCATTCGTAGCAGGGAATTTGTCCTCTACAAGGGCTTCAGCTTCATTGGAAGGAACAGCATCT GCCCCTGTACATAAAGAATCATCTTTTACTATTCCAGGATCTCCAGTAATTATACAACATGAGATCTTGAATAATAGACGGCGTGTCCTGACTAAG GACTCTACTGGTTCAGTAAAGCTGTGGGAAATCACCAGTGGAGCTGTAATTGAGGATTATGGCAAG GTTTCTTTtgacaaaaagaaagaagagttaTTTGAAATG GTGAGCTTTCCTTCATGGTTTACTACGGACACTCGGCTTGGATGTTTGTCTGTCCATTTGGATTATCCTCAATGCTTCTATGCTGAAACATATGCCGTAGATTTCAATATATCGGAAGAGAACGAAGATATGAGG ATTAATTTGGCTCAAGAGACGCTTCGTGGTTTACTGGCCTGTTGGTTGACCAACAAAAGGCTGAGATGTGAATTGCAAGCCTCTACAAAGGATGATGGTTCAATTGGGAAGGATGTAACTAATAGAAATGTTTTCCATTCAAGAGTTGAGTTCGATGATAGAGACAATATCGACGATACTACGGTGCTCCCTCCATTTGATTTTTCAACTGTTTCACCCCCGTCGATAGTTACAGAGGGTTCTTGTGGGGTCCCTTGGAGAAAGAAAATTACAGATTTAGACGGGACAGAAGATGAAAAGGATCTTCCTTGGTGGTGTATAGACTGCGTGTTGAACGGCCGATTACCTCCGAGGGATCATATAAA GTTGGGCTTTTATTTGCGCCCTTGTGAAGGTTCAGATCTGCCAAGTATATCACAAGCAAAATCATATGCCAATCGTATTTTGCGGATCAACAAA GTGATTAATTATGTGATACAGAAAATCATTCTTGACAAACCATTGGAATCTGTCAGTTATAACAGGAGATTTTGCTTGGGACTGAGCAGTGGTCTGTCGCCACTTTCATGCAATGGCGATGGCTCCCGACGTTCAGGGTCAAAGCCGTGGCAACATCTAAAGCCATCTATGCTAGAGATCTTGTGCAATAACCAG GTCCTACCGCTTGAATTGAGTCTGGACACGGTCCGAACTTTCGTATGGAGGAAACAGGATGATATGGTTCTCAACTATCGAAGAAAGAATTCGAGGTGA
- the LOC109717634 gene encoding probable histone acetyltransferase type B catalytic subunit isoform X2, producing the protein MALKKKGDEGSADPKKRRRVGFASIDSGVEASECIKVFLVKNQDEVGAPSSTCIDPVDLNQFFGEDGKIYGYKNLKGGKGITDLKPALQNIFGESLLEKEEFLQTFSRECYYLRNITSNGTVICTDTFKEEGHASDTHLDAESPTVEIVRMKLHNEPAGLLYSRLVPLVLLLVDGGSPVDVTDPKWEIFLVVKKIPASSTNCIYQLLGFATVYRFYHYPDSSRLRISQILVLPPYQNQGHGRHLLEAVNSVASSENVYDITVEEPSEYLQYLRIFIDTLRLQSFEPTKLAVNTVISFLKEVNLSKRAQKSKMGPPSGLIEIARQKLKINKKQFLRSWEVLVYLNLDPQNPRCMQNFRTCIEDRIKGEILDKGAESNGKRLIEVPTEYDNDISFVMVWSQDGVEGDSLEGEVGGDRKAQEQQLNELVEKEMEDIAEIAKKVSSFCKSDEKQMGQC; encoded by the exons ATGGCGCTAAAGAAGAAGGGCGACGAGGGCTCGGCGGATCCGAAGAAGCGGAGGCGCGTTGGATTCGCCAGTATTG ATAGTGGAGTCGAGGCGAGCGAGTGCATCAAAGTTTTCCTTG TAAAGAATCAAGATGAAGTGGGTGCACCAAGCAGCACTTGTATTGATCCTGTTGACCTTAATCAGTTCTTTGGTGAAGATGGCAAGATATATGGTTATAAGAACCTAAAG GGTGGAAAAGGTATCACTGATTTGAAACCTGCCCTTCAG AACATTTTTGGGGAATCTCTATTAGAGAAAGAAGAATTTCTTCAAACCTTCTCAAGGGAATGCTATTATCTCAG AAATATCACATCAAACGGAACAGTCATTTGCACCGATACCTTCAAGGAGGAAGGTCATGCTTCTGACACACACTTGGATGCCGAAAGTCCTACAGTTGAG ATTGTTCGCATGAAACTGCACAATGAGCCTGCCGGTTTGCTTTACAGTCGTCTGGTGCCCCTTGTACTCCTGCTCGTTGATG GTGGAAGCCCTGTTGATGTCACTGATCCAAAGTGGGAAATATTTTTGGTAGTGAAGAAGATACCAGCTTCATCAACCAACTGCATTTACCAATTGCTAGGGTTTGCAACTGTTTATCGCTTCTATCATTACCCTGATAGTTCCCGATTGCGAATCAGCCAG ATATTGGTGTTACCGCCTTATCAGAATCAGGGCCATGGTCGGCATCTTCTTGAGGCCGTGAATTCTGTTGCGTCATCCGAGAATGTGTACGACATTACAGTCGAAGAGCCATCTGAATATCTTCAATATCTCCGTATATTCATCGACACTCTCCGCCTTCAGAGTTTTGAACCGACCAAACTGGCCGTAAATACTGTCATCTCCTTTCTGAAAGAAGTAAATTTGTCGAAAAGAGCTCAAAAATCAAAGATGGGCCCACCATCAGGCCTTATTGAGATTGCCCGCCAAAAGCTGAAGATCAACAAGAAGCAGTTCCTTAGAAGCTGGGAGGTCCTTGTTTATCTAAACCTCGACCCTCAGAATCCAAGGTGCATGCAGAATTTTAGGACATGCATTGAGGACCGCATTAAAGGGGAGATACTCGATAAGGGTGCTGAGAGTAACGGGAAACGGCTTATTGAAGTGCCTACTGAGTATGACAATGACATTAGTTTTGTCATGGTGTGGTCACAGGATGGGGTAGAAGGGGACAGCTTGGAGGGTGAGGTGGGGGGCGACCGGAAGGCGCAGGAGCAGCAGCTGAACGAGTTGGTTGAAAAGGAAATGGAGGATATTGCTGAGATTGCTAAAAAGGTTTCTTCATTTTGCAAGAGTGATGAGAAACAGATGGGACAATGCTAG
- the LOC109717634 gene encoding probable histone acetyltransferase type B catalytic subunit isoform X1: MALKKKGDEGSADPKKRRRVGFASIDSGVEASECIKVFLVKNQDEVGAPSSTCIDPVDLNQFFGEDGKIYGYKNLKINVWLSIISFHAYAEISFESTGDGGKGITDLKPALQNIFGESLLEKEEFLQTFSRECYYLRNITSNGTVICTDTFKEEGHASDTHLDAESPTVEIVRMKLHNEPAGLLYSRLVPLVLLLVDGGSPVDVTDPKWEIFLVVKKIPASSTNCIYQLLGFATVYRFYHYPDSSRLRISQILVLPPYQNQGHGRHLLEAVNSVASSENVYDITVEEPSEYLQYLRIFIDTLRLQSFEPTKLAVNTVISFLKEVNLSKRAQKSKMGPPSGLIEIARQKLKINKKQFLRSWEVLVYLNLDPQNPRCMQNFRTCIEDRIKGEILDKGAESNGKRLIEVPTEYDNDISFVMVWSQDGVEGDSLEGEVGGDRKAQEQQLNELVEKEMEDIAEIAKKVSSFCKSDEKQMGQC; the protein is encoded by the exons ATGGCGCTAAAGAAGAAGGGCGACGAGGGCTCGGCGGATCCGAAGAAGCGGAGGCGCGTTGGATTCGCCAGTATTG ATAGTGGAGTCGAGGCGAGCGAGTGCATCAAAGTTTTCCTTG TAAAGAATCAAGATGAAGTGGGTGCACCAAGCAGCACTTGTATTGATCCTGTTGACCTTAATCAGTTCTTTGGTGAAGATGGCAAGATATATGGTTATAAGAACCTAAAG ATCAATGTGTGGTTGAGTATCATATCATTTCATGCTTATGCTGAGATTTCGTTTGAGAGCACAGGTGAT GGTGGAAAAGGTATCACTGATTTGAAACCTGCCCTTCAG AACATTTTTGGGGAATCTCTATTAGAGAAAGAAGAATTTCTTCAAACCTTCTCAAGGGAATGCTATTATCTCAG AAATATCACATCAAACGGAACAGTCATTTGCACCGATACCTTCAAGGAGGAAGGTCATGCTTCTGACACACACTTGGATGCCGAAAGTCCTACAGTTGAG ATTGTTCGCATGAAACTGCACAATGAGCCTGCCGGTTTGCTTTACAGTCGTCTGGTGCCCCTTGTACTCCTGCTCGTTGATG GTGGAAGCCCTGTTGATGTCACTGATCCAAAGTGGGAAATATTTTTGGTAGTGAAGAAGATACCAGCTTCATCAACCAACTGCATTTACCAATTGCTAGGGTTTGCAACTGTTTATCGCTTCTATCATTACCCTGATAGTTCCCGATTGCGAATCAGCCAG ATATTGGTGTTACCGCCTTATCAGAATCAGGGCCATGGTCGGCATCTTCTTGAGGCCGTGAATTCTGTTGCGTCATCCGAGAATGTGTACGACATTACAGTCGAAGAGCCATCTGAATATCTTCAATATCTCCGTATATTCATCGACACTCTCCGCCTTCAGAGTTTTGAACCGACCAAACTGGCCGTAAATACTGTCATCTCCTTTCTGAAAGAAGTAAATTTGTCGAAAAGAGCTCAAAAATCAAAGATGGGCCCACCATCAGGCCTTATTGAGATTGCCCGCCAAAAGCTGAAGATCAACAAGAAGCAGTTCCTTAGAAGCTGGGAGGTCCTTGTTTATCTAAACCTCGACCCTCAGAATCCAAGGTGCATGCAGAATTTTAGGACATGCATTGAGGACCGCATTAAAGGGGAGATACTCGATAAGGGTGCTGAGAGTAACGGGAAACGGCTTATTGAAGTGCCTACTGAGTATGACAATGACATTAGTTTTGTCATGGTGTGGTCACAGGATGGGGTAGAAGGGGACAGCTTGGAGGGTGAGGTGGGGGGCGACCGGAAGGCGCAGGAGCAGCAGCTGAACGAGTTGGTTGAAAAGGAAATGGAGGATATTGCTGAGATTGCTAAAAAGGTTTCTTCATTTTGCAAGAGTGATGAGAAACAGATGGGACAATGCTAG
- the LOC109717512 gene encoding ATP-dependent 6-phosphofructokinase 3-like, producing the protein MGIEDESLYKIVRGDFGYVLEDVPHLADYLSDLPTYRNPLEDNASYAAVRQYHINEDDTITKKIVVQKNSPRGPHFRRAGPGKRVYFQSDEVRACIVTCGGLCPGLNTLIRELVCGLSHMYGVDQVLGIEGGYRGFYARNTITLTPKSVNDIHKRGGTILGTSRGDHDPIKLVDSIQDRGINQVYIIGGNGTQKGASVIFQEIRRRGLKVAVCGIPKSIDNDVAVIDKSFGFDTAVEEAQRAINAAHVEAESVENGIGVVKLMGRFSGFIAMYATLASRDVDCCLIPESPFYLEGKGGLLEFIEKRLKENGHMVLVVAEGAGQKLIEASMKCMDNKDASENLLLPDVGMWLSQKIKDYFKSRKMLLNLKYIDPTYMIRAIPSNASDNVLCTLQAHCAIHGTMAGYTGFTVGLINGRNSFIPFHRVTQSRNKVSITDRMWGRLLMSTNQPIFLSPSDIEELKDPEETIISDADPLLSPSSPAPRH; encoded by the exons ATGGGGATTGAGGACGAATCGCTTTATAAGATCGTTAGAGGAGACTTTGGGTACGTCCTGGAAGACGTTCCCCACCTCGCCGATTACCTCTCCGATCTCCCT ACTTATCGGAATCCGCTCGAAGATAATGCATCTTATGCAGCGGTCAG GCAATACCATATTAACGAAGACGACACAATCACCAAGAAG ATTGTTGTTCAGAAGAACAGCCCACGGGGGCCGCACTTCAGGCGTGCTGGCCCCGGAAAGAGG GTGTATTTTCAATCAGATGAGGTGCGTGCTTGCATCGTAACTTGTGGAGGGCTTTGCCCAGGGCTCAACACGCTAATTCGGGAATTAGTTTGTGGTTTGTCCCACATGTACGGTGTTGATCAAGTACTTGGAATAGAG GGTGGATACAGGGGATTCTATGCTCGAAATACTATAACCTTGACACCGAAGAGTGTAAATGACATTCACAAGCGTGGTGGCACCATTCTTGGCACATCGAGGGGTGATCATGACCCTATAAAATTAGTAGACAGTATTCAGGATCGTGGGATTAATCAG GTCTACATAATAGGAGGAAATGGAACTCAAAAAGGTGCCTCTGTCATCTTTCAG GAAATTCGAAGACGTGGTCTCAAAGTTGCTGTTTGTGGAATTCCCAAGTCGATAGATAATGATGTTGCG GTAATTGACAAGTCCTTTGGTTTTGATACTGCTGTGGAGGAGGCCCAGCGCGCCATTAATGCAGCACATGTGGAAGCAGAGAGTGTCGAGAATGGCATAGGCGTCGTGAAGCTCATGGGTCGCTTTAGTG GTTTCATAGCAATGTATGCTACTCTTGCTAGCCGAGATGTG GACTGCTGCTTGATTCCAGAATCACCTTTTTATCTGGAAGGGAAAGGTGGGCTTCTTGAATTTATAGAAAAGCGGCTTAAAGAGAATGGACACATGGTTCTTGTGGTTGCTGAAGGTGCAGGACAAAAACTAATTGAAGCATCCATGAAATGCATGGACAACAAAGATGCTTCTGAAAACTTGTTGCTTCCTGATGTTGGGATGTGGCTATCTCAGAAGATAAAG GATTACTTCAAAAGCAGAAAGATGCTTCTAaatctcaaatacatag ATCCGACATACATGATTCGTGCGATTCCTAGTAATGCTTCTGACAATGTCTTGTGCACGCTTCAGGCTCATTGTGCCATTCATGGCACGATGGCAGGATATACTGGTTTCACTGTTGGGCTAATTAACGGCAGAAATAGTTTTATACCATTTCAT AGAGTGACTCAATCACGGAACAAGGTATCAATAACTGACCGGATGTGGGGAAGGTTACTTATGTCAACTAACCAACCAATTTTTCTAAGCCCCAGTGACATAGAGGAGTTAAAGGATCCCGAGGAGACCATAATATCTG ATGCAGATCCTTTATTATCACCATCATCTCCTGCACCCCGACACTAA
- the LOC109717308 gene encoding AP-4 complex subunit sigma: MGIRFVVLVNKQGQTRLAQYYCDHMTVSERRALEAEIVRKCLARTDHQCSFVEHRNYKIVYRRYASLFFLVGVDNDENELAILEFIHLLVETLDRHFGNVCELDIMLHLEKAHFILEEMVMNGCIVETNKSSILAPIQLMDKAS; encoded by the exons ATGGGGATCCGGTTCGTCGTGCTGGTGAACAAGCAGGGGCAGACGCGTCTGGCGCAGTACTACTGCGACCACATGACCGTCTCCGAGCGCCGCGCCCTCGAGGCCGAGATCGTCCGCAAGTGCCTCGCCCGCACCGACCACCAG TGCTCCTTCGTTGAGCATCGGAACTACAAGATAGTGTACAGGCGCTACGCGTCGCTGTTTTTCCTGGTCGGAGTTGACAACGACGAG AATGAGCTAGCAATCTTGGAATTCATACATCTCTTGGTAGAAACTTTAGATCGCCATTTCGGAAATGTG TGTGAACTTGATATCATGTTACATCTTGAGAAGGCGCACTTCATCTTGGAAGAGATGGTCATGAACGGCTGCATCGTTGAAACGAATAAATCAAGTATTTTGGCACCAATCCAGCTGATGGACAAAGCTTCTTAG